One genomic segment of Occultella kanbiaonis includes these proteins:
- a CDS encoding peptidoglycan D,D-transpeptidase FtsI family protein, whose translation MAQGQNRFTKVGAPEKRQTVLLAALLAVMMVFAGRLIYVQAIIGPSLAQAALAERTHTYTLTGARGNIVDANGTVLATTVETYRVVVDQNQIPDFRLYNEDDEVIGYGAAAAAQVLAPVLGLDVNTLGAQLVGEAGYVILARDVSPEVWQQVAALGINGVASEDTFERVYPNGATAGSILGWVNSEGVGAAGIEQTQNEDLLGTDGRLEVEIGASGQVIPTGQQSTTPAMPGCDVQLTIDSDIQWHTQQVIDDAVDTYGADWGSVVIIERSTGRIIALADSDSVDPNNPGASAVEDRGARSVTSPYEPGSTGKVLTILSALEEGVITPTSPVEDPYRLTTDNGQTFHDHTEHPDQILTPAGVLAESANTGTVNIGRLMSDATRYEYMQRLGWGEATGIGLPGESGGILSAPEDWDGRQRFTTMFGQGVAVTLLQNTGVFATVANEGVHITPRLVDGYDCDGEFIENAPAEPEQVVSPESSEQMIRMLESVVGDDGTGEHAAIEGYRIAGKTGTAQVADETGQLNDVAASFVGIAPADDPDLAVGVVIYNPSSGIYGGTIAAPVFHDVTAFALQSRGVAPSTEPADPYPLTPDAS comes from the coding sequence ATGGCGCAAGGACAGAACCGCTTCACCAAGGTCGGAGCACCCGAGAAGCGGCAGACGGTCCTGCTGGCCGCCCTCCTCGCGGTGATGATGGTCTTCGCCGGCCGCCTCATCTACGTCCAGGCGATCATCGGGCCGTCCCTGGCTCAGGCCGCCCTCGCGGAGCGCACCCATACCTACACCCTGACCGGCGCCCGCGGGAACATCGTGGATGCGAACGGGACCGTGCTGGCCACCACGGTGGAGACGTACCGCGTGGTCGTCGACCAGAACCAGATCCCGGACTTCCGCCTCTACAACGAGGACGACGAGGTGATCGGCTACGGCGCGGCCGCGGCCGCGCAGGTGCTGGCGCCCGTGCTCGGACTGGACGTCAACACGCTCGGTGCCCAGTTGGTCGGCGAGGCCGGCTACGTGATCCTTGCACGCGATGTCTCGCCCGAGGTGTGGCAGCAGGTCGCGGCCCTCGGCATTAACGGGGTCGCCTCCGAGGACACCTTCGAGCGGGTCTATCCGAACGGCGCCACGGCCGGCAGCATCCTCGGCTGGGTGAACTCCGAGGGCGTCGGCGCGGCCGGCATCGAGCAGACCCAGAACGAGGACCTGCTCGGCACCGACGGCCGGCTCGAGGTGGAGATCGGCGCGTCCGGTCAGGTGATCCCGACCGGGCAGCAGTCCACCACCCCGGCGATGCCGGGCTGTGACGTGCAGCTGACCATCGACTCGGACATCCAGTGGCACACCCAGCAGGTGATCGACGACGCCGTCGACACCTACGGGGCGGACTGGGGCTCGGTCGTGATCATCGAGCGCAGCACCGGCCGGATCATCGCGCTCGCCGACTCCGACAGCGTGGACCCGAACAACCCGGGTGCCTCGGCCGTGGAGGACCGCGGTGCCCGTTCGGTGACGAGCCCGTACGAGCCCGGTTCGACCGGCAAGGTGCTCACCATCCTGAGCGCCCTCGAGGAGGGCGTGATCACGCCGACGAGCCCGGTCGAGGACCCGTACCGGCTCACCACCGACAACGGTCAGACGTTCCACGACCACACCGAGCACCCCGATCAGATCCTCACTCCCGCGGGTGTGCTCGCCGAGTCCGCGAACACCGGGACCGTCAACATCGGCCGCCTCATGTCGGACGCCACCCGGTACGAGTACATGCAACGGCTCGGTTGGGGCGAAGCCACCGGGATCGGCCTCCCCGGGGAGTCCGGGGGCATCCTGTCCGCCCCTGAGGACTGGGACGGTCGCCAGCGCTTCACCACCATGTTCGGTCAGGGCGTGGCGGTGACCCTGCTGCAGAACACCGGGGTCTTCGCCACCGTCGCGAACGAGGGTGTCCACATCACCCCCCGCCTGGTGGACGGCTACGACTGCGACGGCGAGTTCATCGAGAATGCGCCGGCCGAGCCCGAGCAGGTCGTCTCCCCGGAGAGCAGCGAGCAGATGATCAGGATGCTGGAGAGCGTGGTCGGCGACGACGGCACCGGTGAGCACGCCGCGATCGAGGGATACCGGATCGCGGGCAAGACCGGTACGGCCCAGGTGGCCGACGAGACCGGGCAGCTCAACGACGTCGCCGCGTCCTTCGTCGGCATCGCTCCGGCGGACGATCCCGACCTGGCCGTCGGCGTGGTCATCTACAACCCGTCCAGCGGGATCTACGGCGGCACCATCGCCGCGCCGGTGTTCCACGATGTCACCGCGTTCGCCCTGCAGTCGCGCGGCGTCGCCCCCAGCACGGAGCCGGCGGACCCCTACCCGCTGACGCCGGATGCCTCCTGA
- a CDS encoding UDP-N-acetylmuramoyl-L-alanyl-D-glutamate--2,6-diaminopimelate ligase codes for MSTTGDTGQPRTVAALASAFGLAFPDASDAGATTLSGVSLDNRTVSDGDLFAALPGAKAHGAAFAANAVAAGAVAILTDAAGDELIATHGGAAPRVPVLVADDPRLILGDVSAWVHHNPAGSVRTFAVTGTNGKTTTTYLLEEILAALGGQTGLIGTVELKVGPDRTPARLTTPEAPQLHGLLAEMVAADVDAVVMEVSSHALALHRVDGVVFDVVAFTNLTEDHLDFHGGIEHYFEAKASLFTPQHARRGVVLVDDAWGRRLAEQASIDVVTVGTGKAGQDADWMIVINHAAADHTDFTITHTSGRSLSTSVHLPGRFNVANAAVALVMAIESGSTPAELNHALPHGLRAPVPGRMELVANRPRCIVDFAHNADALHLALAALRPSTKGRLFVVFGATGERDRGKRAVMGRVAVENADVVVITDDDPHDEDPTAIRAEVMAGALRALPTAQRAGRGVDLFEVAPRRTAIHRAIRFAGPADTVLIAGRGHETLQEIAGVEFHLDDREEVRTAMSERSPQRTEEP; via the coding sequence ATGAGCACCACTGGCGATACGGGGCAGCCGCGCACCGTGGCCGCCCTCGCAAGCGCGTTCGGACTGGCATTTCCGGACGCGTCCGACGCGGGGGCGACCACGCTCTCGGGCGTGAGTCTCGACAACCGCACCGTCTCCGACGGAGACCTGTTCGCCGCCCTACCCGGTGCCAAGGCGCACGGCGCCGCGTTCGCAGCCAACGCCGTCGCGGCGGGTGCGGTGGCTATCCTCACCGACGCCGCGGGCGACGAGCTGATCGCCACGCATGGCGGCGCTGCGCCGCGGGTGCCCGTGCTCGTGGCGGACGACCCCCGGCTGATCCTCGGGGACGTCTCCGCCTGGGTGCACCACAACCCGGCCGGATCGGTCCGGACGTTCGCGGTCACCGGCACGAACGGCAAGACCACCACCACGTACCTGCTCGAGGAGATCCTCGCCGCCCTCGGCGGGCAGACCGGGCTGATCGGCACCGTCGAGCTCAAGGTCGGTCCGGACCGGACCCCCGCCCGGCTGACCACGCCGGAGGCACCGCAACTGCACGGGCTGCTCGCCGAGATGGTCGCAGCGGACGTCGACGCGGTGGTCATGGAAGTGTCCTCGCACGCCCTCGCCCTGCACCGGGTGGACGGGGTGGTCTTCGACGTCGTCGCGTTCACCAACCTCACCGAGGACCACCTCGACTTCCACGGCGGCATCGAGCACTACTTCGAGGCCAAGGCCTCCCTGTTCACCCCCCAGCACGCGCGCCGGGGGGTGGTGCTCGTCGACGACGCCTGGGGCCGACGGCTGGCGGAGCAGGCGAGCATCGACGTCGTCACCGTGGGGACCGGCAAGGCCGGCCAGGACGCCGACTGGATGATCGTCATCAACCACGCTGCCGCCGACCACACCGACTTCACGATCACGCACACCTCGGGGCGCAGCCTCTCGACGTCGGTCCACCTGCCGGGCCGGTTCAACGTCGCCAACGCCGCGGTGGCGCTGGTGATGGCGATCGAGTCCGGCAGCACGCCGGCCGAGCTGAACCACGCGCTGCCGCACGGCCTGCGCGCACCCGTCCCCGGCCGGATGGAGCTGGTCGCGAACCGGCCGCGGTGCATCGTCGACTTCGCCCACAACGCGGACGCGCTGCACCTGGCGCTGGCGGCCCTGCGGCCCTCGACGAAGGGCCGGTTGTTCGTGGTGTTCGGCGCGACCGGGGAACGGGACCGGGGCAAGCGAGCGGTGATGGGGCGGGTCGCCGTCGAGAACGCGGACGTCGTCGTGATCACCGACGACGACCCACATGACGAGGATCCGACCGCGATCCGTGCCGAGGTGATGGCCGGGGCGCTCCGCGCGCTGCCCACGGCGCAGCGCGCCGGCCGCGGTGTCGACCTGTTCGAGGTCGCGCCGCGGCGCACCGCGATCCACCGTGCGATCAGATTCGCAGGCCCGGCCGATACCGTGCTGATAGCGGGTCGCGGGCACGAGACCCTGCAGGAGATCGCCGGGGTGGAGTTCCACCTCGACGACCGGGAGGAGGTGCGCACCGCGATGTCCGAGCGGTCCCCCCAGCGCACCGAGGAGCCATGA